CGCCTTCGTCGCCGGCCACCGCATGGCGAAGGGGGCCATCGAGGCCGCGGTGCTCGACGCCGAACTGCGCGCGCAGGGCCGCTCGATGGGCGAGGCGTTCGGCGCCGTGCGCGACTGGGTGGACTGCGGCGTCTCGGTCGGCATCGCCCCGACGCTCGAGGAGCTGCTCGACGAGGTCACGGGGTACGTCGAGGAGGGCTACCGCCGCATCAAGCTGAAGATCAAGCCCGGGTGGGACGTCGTGCCGGTCGGCGCGGTGCGTGAGCTGCTCGGTCGCGACGGGCTGCTGCAGGTCGACGCGAACACGGCGTACACCGCCGACGACATCCCGTTGCTCGCGAGCCTCGACGCGTTCGGGCTGCTGCTCATCGAGCAGCCGTTCGCCGAGGAGGACCTCGCCACCCACGCGCTGCTCGCGAGCGCGTGCGAGACGCCCGTGTGCCTCGACGAGTCGATCCTCGATGCCGCGACCGCGGTCGACGCGATCGAACGGGGTGCGACCTCGGTGGTCAACATCAAGCCCGGTCGCATGGGCGGCTACCTCGAAGCGCTGCGGGTGCACGACGCCTGCCGTGCCCTCGACGTGCCCGTGTGGTGCGGCGGCATGCTCGAGACCGGCATCGGCCGGGCCGCGAACGTCGCCCTCGCCGCACTGCCCGGCTTCGTGCTGCCGGGCGACACCTCGGCGTCGTCGCGCTACTACGCCGACGACGTCACCGATCCGTTCGTGCTCGGCACGGGCGAGCACCGCGGGCAGCTCCGGGTTCCGGATGCCCCGGGCACGGGCGTCGCCGTGCGCGACGACCTCGTGCGCGAGTGGGCGAGCGCGCCGCCGATCACGCTCACGCGCTGAGGAGCGAGGCCGCGCGTTCTCCGATCGCCGCGGCGGACGCCGCGCGCCGCGGGTCGTCGTCGATCGCGAACCAGGTCGACGAGAGCGCGCACCAGGCGACGAGCCACCGCGCGAGCCTCGCCTGCTCGATGCCGCTCGCCTCGACGACCACGTCGAACTGCCGTTCGAGTCGGCCGGGGCGCAGCGCCCGCTCGGGCGAGGGGTTGCAGAGCAGGTTGCAGTAGTCGAAGCCGGCTTCGCCGACGAGCCCCTTCGGATCGATCGCGAGCCAGCCGCGCTCACCGAAGTCGAGCACGTTGCCGTGGTGCAGGTCGCCGTGCAGCACGACCGGGTCGCGGGGGGCGTCGAGCAGCGCCTGTGCGATGTCGGCGCCGCGCCGGTGCAGTGCTCCGAGCCCGTCGGCCGCCGCGAAGAGCTCGCGGAACCACGTCGGCAGGTCGATCAGCTCGGGCGGCTCGGCGCGTTCGAGCACGAGAGCGGATGCCGCGTGGATGCGGCCGGCCGCCGCGCAGATCGTGCGCGTTGCCTGGTCGTCGCCGCCGTCGGCGACCATGCGCACGAGGTCGCGGCTGCCGGTCGCACGCTCGAGGAGCAGGGCCTCGTCGCTGTGGGCGAGCACTCGCGCGGCGCCGTGGCCGGCGAGGGCGACGAGCAGTCCGGCGCCGCGCTCCTCCTCGTCGGTGTGCGCGAGCTTCAGCATCGCCGGCACGCCGTCGCTCGTCTGCACGGGGATGAGCCGGCTCGACGCCGTCGTCACGGGTTCGCCGTCGGGGCGCAGGCGCCAGTGCCGCAGCCAGGCGGCATCGCCGGCGAATCCGGGGTTCACCGGTCCGAGGTCGCTCACTGGCGATTCCACTCCTTGTCGGCCCAGGGGTCGTAGTCGATCTCGAGCGGCTCCTGCTCGGGTCGCTGCGGCTCGGGCACGTGCTGCAGGTTCACCCGGATTCGGTACCAGAGCGACGAGCTGCCGCGCATGCCGTCGACGAGCACGTCGGCGGGGTGGAGGAGGGCCACGACTCCGGAGTGCCGGGCCTTCCAGCGTTCGAGCCCCTCGAGGGCCTCGGCCTTGGTCTCGGCGCGCGCGATCTCGATGAGCGGCATGGTCGATGCGCGGCGCCCCGAGCCGTCGGAGGACTTCGGTGGCTTCTCGGCCGGGCCGAGCTCCTCCGCGAGGGCGAGCAGCCCCTCGAGGCCGCCGACGGCGTCGTCGATGCCGGCCGCAGGGTCGCCGCGCTCGGCGAACCGCTCGAGCACGGTCGGCACGGTGAATCGCTCGGGGTGGCTGCCGCGCACCTCGTCCCAGTCGAGCGGCGTCGAGACGCGCGCATCGGGCAGGGGCCGGATCGAATAGGCCGAGGCAACGGTGCGGTCCTTCGCGTTCTGGTTGAAGTCGACGAAGACGCTCTCGCCCCGCTCCTCCTTCCACCACCTCGCCGAGGCCATGCCGGGCGCCCGGTTCTCGACCTCGCGAGCGAGCGTCTCTGCGGCGAGCCGCACCTCGCGGTAGTCCCATCTCGGTTCGATGCGCACGTTGATGTGCAGCCCGCGGGAGCCGGAGGTCTTCGGCCAGCCGACGAGTCCGTGGTCGGCGAGCACCTCGCGCGCGACCATCGCGACGTCGATGATCTGCGCCCATTCGACGCCCGGCATGGGGTCGAGGTCGACGCGCAGCTCGTCGGGGTGATCGAGGTCGGAGGCACGCACCGGGTGCGGGTTGAGGTCGAGGCATCCGAGGTTCACGACCCAGGCGAGCGCAGCGGCGTCGCGGATCACGACCTCTTCGGCCGAGTTGCCCGAGGCGTAGTGCAGCGTCGCGGTCTCGATCCAGTCGGGCCGCTTCTCGGGGGCGCGCTTCTGGAAGAAGGCCTCCTGGTCGATGCCCTTCACGAAGCGCTTCAACACCATCGGCCGCCCGCCGGCGCCGCGCAGGGCGCCTTCGGCGACGGCGAGGTAGTACCGCACGACGTCGAGTTTCGTGAGGCCCGGCTCGGGGAACACGACCTTGTCGGGGCTGCTGATGCGCACCTCTCGGTCGCCGATCTGCAGCACCTCGGCCGTCGACGCCTTCGGGCTCACGCTCCCCACACTAGGCCGCGGCGGCGTCGAAGGGGAGGGCGGCCCCTCAGGCGGATGCCGCCGGCGACTCGGCGGGGGCCGCGGCGGCCGCGGCCGCGGCCGCACGAGCGTACCGCCGCGGCGTCTCGCCGATCACGGCGCGGAACTGGCGGGTGAAGTGCGCCTGGTCGGAGAAGCCGAGATCAGCGGCGAGTTCGGCGAGCGACGGCGGCTCGGCGGCCACGAGCGCCTGCGAGGCCTCCTGCATGCGGTAGCGCCCGATGAGCCACTTCGGCGTGAGGCCGAGGCGGCCGCGGACCAGCCGCTCGAGCGCGCGAAGACCCAGCCCCGACGCTGCCGCGAGCTCGTCGGCCCGAACGATCGACCGGTCGGTCTCGGCGAGCTCCACGACTCGCCGCAGGAGCGCGGCATCGTCATCGAGCTCGATGCGCTGGGCCCGTAGCCACGATTCGAACACGGCGACGGCGGATGCATCGTCGCCGGCCTCGACCGCAGCGCGCACCTGCTCGGCGAAGCCGGCGGCATCCGTCACCCGCAGGGCATCGAGCCAGACCGACGAGCCGACGATCTCGCGCACGGGGCCGGGCGCGAGGCGGTGCGCGACGCCGGGCTGCAGCAGCACGCCGAACGCCCACCCCTCGCCCTCGAGGCGCTGGTGACTGCGCCCGAGCTCCGGTCCGTAGAGCGCCGCCGCGTGCCGTTCGACGACGAGGTTCGCCGACGGGTAGTCGAGCACGCCCTGCTCGACGACGATGCCGGGCGGCAGCCGCCAGCGGGGGATCCAGATGTGGCGCACGAGCCCCTCGAGGTCGGTGCTCACGGCGTGACGGGCGAGTCGCACGGGTGCGTCGTCGGCGGCAGCCTGTGCTGCGGCCGCCGACGCGAGCGGGGCGATGCCGGGTTCGCCGTGCCGACCGGCGAGCACGCCCTTCGTGGCTGCGCCGGCGCGCGAACGCCAGTAGTTCTCACCCGTCTGCATGCACCCAGTATCGCGAGTGCCACCGACGCGCCGCGCTCCGCCGGGCGGTGGCTCGGGGAGGCGTCGCGTTTGTGCAAGACGCGGGTGCCGGGGCCTCCGTAGCGTCGATGCCGACCACCGAATCCATCACAGGAGGACACCCATGACCGACTTCGAGATGACCCTGTTCGTCGCCGCCGACACCGACCGCGTGTGGGAGGCGATCACCGGCGAGGAGGGCAGCCGCGCCGTGATGTGGGGCTCGGCGCTGCAGGGCGAGCTCGTGCCCGGCGCCCGCTACGAGTACGTCGGGCCGGGCCAGGACGGGGACGAGACCGTGCACGTCTACGGCGAGGTGCTGCAGGCGGAGCCGGGCGCGATCCTGCAGCTCACCGAGCACCCCGGGCCCACCTATCGCGAGAACCACGCCGAGCTCCGCAGCCGCATGACCTGGCGCCTCGAACCGGCGGGGGAGGCGCTCACGAAGCTCACGTTCACGAACGACGAGTGGAGCGAGGGGCACCCGGCCGAGGCCGAGACTTCCGACACGTGGCCGCTCGTGCTGTCGAGCTTCAAGTCGTGGGTCGAGACCGGCAGGGCGTTGCCGTTCCCCTCCTGACCGCGCGCGGAGTAGGTTGATCCCACCACCGGCCGGCGAAGGAGACACCATGGGCAGAGCACCTGCGTTCAGGATCGTTCGCTGGGAGCTCAAGGTGCTCTACATCGTCGTCGCGTGGATCGTCGCGTACGCGTTCACCGACCTGCTCCGTGAGCTCGGCACGCCCGCTGTGGCGCTCGAGGTCGTGAACACGCTCGTGAATCTCGCGGCGTTCGCCTTCGCGGTGCGGATCTTCCGAGGACAGGGTGAACCGATCGACCCGCCGCGGGCCTGGTGGCGCATGACGGCGTGGCCGACGCTCAGCCGCCGGCTCGGCATCCTGTTCGTCGCGTTCGCGGTGCTGATGGCACTGAGCACGGTGTTGAGCGCGTTCGGCGTCGGCGAGCTGCCTGCCGGCGGCTCCGTCGGTCTCGGCGTCGGCGTGACGCTGCAATTCGCACTGGTCGGGTTCCTCTACCTGAACTCGGCGGTGCGCTTGGCTCGCCTCGGCATCGCGAAGCCCGAGCGCCTCCGGCCGACGATCCGCCTGAC
The DNA window shown above is from Agromyces cerinus and carries:
- a CDS encoding SRPBCC domain-containing protein produces the protein MTDFEMTLFVAADTDRVWEAITGEEGSRAVMWGSALQGELVPGARYEYVGPGQDGDETVHVYGEVLQAEPGAILQLTEHPGPTYRENHAELRSRMTWRLEPAGEALTKLTFTNDEWSEGHPAEAETSDTWPLVLSSFKSWVETGRALPFPS
- the ligD gene encoding non-homologous end-joining DNA ligase — encoded protein: MSPKASTAEVLQIGDREVRISSPDKVVFPEPGLTKLDVVRYYLAVAEGALRGAGGRPMVLKRFVKGIDQEAFFQKRAPEKRPDWIETATLHYASGNSAEEVVIRDAAALAWVVNLGCLDLNPHPVRASDLDHPDELRVDLDPMPGVEWAQIIDVAMVAREVLADHGLVGWPKTSGSRGLHINVRIEPRWDYREVRLAAETLAREVENRAPGMASARWWKEERGESVFVDFNQNAKDRTVASAYSIRPLPDARVSTPLDWDEVRGSHPERFTVPTVLERFAERGDPAAGIDDAVGGLEGLLALAEELGPAEKPPKSSDGSGRRASTMPLIEIARAETKAEALEGLERWKARHSGVVALLHPADVLVDGMRGSSSLWYRIRVNLQHVPEPQRPEQEPLEIDYDPWADKEWNRQ
- a CDS encoding helix-turn-helix domain-containing protein, with translation MQTGENYWRSRAGAATKGVLAGRHGEPGIAPLASAAAAQAAADDAPVRLARHAVSTDLEGLVRHIWIPRWRLPPGIVVEQGVLDYPSANLVVERHAAALYGPELGRSHQRLEGEGWAFGVLLQPGVAHRLAPGPVREIVGSSVWLDALRVTDAAGFAEQVRAAVEAGDDASAVAVFESWLRAQRIELDDDAALLRRVVELAETDRSIVRADELAAASGLGLRALERLVRGRLGLTPKWLIGRYRMQEASQALVAAEPPSLAELAADLGFSDQAHFTRQFRAVIGETPRRYARAAAAAAAAAPAESPAASA
- the menC gene encoding o-succinylbenzoate synthase, with product MTSTAPATAPRIEAIELHRIEVPLVRPFETSFGRETVREALLVHVRTDLGDGWGECVAGRDPFYSAEYVGGAASVIERYLAPALLGATADGATRAVRGAESADARSAGVPLAASVAPALAFVAGHRMAKGAIEAAVLDAELRAQGRSMGEAFGAVRDWVDCGVSVGIAPTLEELLDEVTGYVEEGYRRIKLKIKPGWDVVPVGAVRELLGRDGLLQVDANTAYTADDIPLLASLDAFGLLLIEQPFAEEDLATHALLASACETPVCLDESILDAATAVDAIERGATSVVNIKPGRMGGYLEALRVHDACRALDVPVWCGGMLETGIGRAANVALAALPGFVLPGDTSASSRYYADDVTDPFVLGTGEHRGQLRVPDAPGTGVAVRDDLVREWASAPPITLTR
- a CDS encoding aminoglycoside phosphotransferase family protein, producing MSDLGPVNPGFAGDAAWLRHWRLRPDGEPVTTASSRLIPVQTSDGVPAMLKLAHTDEEERGAGLLVALAGHGAARVLAHSDEALLLERATGSRDLVRMVADGGDDQATRTICAAAGRIHAASALVLERAEPPELIDLPTWFRELFAAADGLGALHRRGADIAQALLDAPRDPVVLHGDLHHGNVLDFGERGWLAIDPKGLVGEAGFDYCNLLCNPSPERALRPGRLERQFDVVVEASGIEQARLARWLVAWCALSSTWFAIDDDPRRAASAAAIGERAASLLSA